One Meriones unguiculatus strain TT.TT164.6M chromosome 5, Bangor_MerUng_6.1, whole genome shotgun sequence DNA segment encodes these proteins:
- the LOC132653994 gene encoding vomeronasal type-1 receptor 44-like, whose product MNKASILHTNTNIKITLFSEMSVGISANSILFVFHLCMLIGAHRPKLIDLAIGFLTLTQLLMLLTMGLIAADMFMSQGRWDPTTCQSLIYLHRFLRGLSLCAACLLNVLWTIILSPRSCCLDKFKHKFAPDISCTLFLCVLYMSFSSYLLVSISAIPNSTSDNFMYVTQSCSLLPLSYSRQNTFSTLVVFREAFLISLMVFSSGYMVTLLYRHMKQARHLHSTKLSPKASPERRATRTILLLMSFFVVLYILDSVIFHTRMKFKDGSLFYYIQILVSHGYATVSPLVFICTEKRITKFLRSLWDRKLNI is encoded by the coding sequence atgaataaagccagcatactccacactaacacaaacattaaaatcaccttgttctctgaaatgagtgttgggatctcagccaacagcatccTTTTCGTCTTCCATCTCTGTATGCTCATTGGTGCGCACAGGCCTAAGCTCATTGATCTCGCCATTGGATTCTTGACCCTGACCCAACTACTGATGCTGCTAACTATGGGACTCATAGCTGCAGACATGTTTATGTCTCAGGGGAGGTGGGACCCCACCACATGCCAATCCCTTATCTATCTGCACAGGTTCTTGAGGGGCCTCTCCCtttgtgctgcctgtctgctgaatgtcctctggaccatcatcctcagccctagaagctgctgcttagacaagtttaaacataaatttGCCCCTGACATCTCCTGCaccctttttctttgtgttctctacatgtcttttagcagttacctcCTGGTATCAATAAGTGCCATCCCCAATTCGACCTcagataattttatgtatgttactCAGTCTTGCTCACTTCTCCCACTGAGTTACTCCAGACAAAACACATTTTCCACACTGGTGGtcttcagggaagcctttcttatcaGTCTCATGGTGTTCTCCAGCGGGTACATGGTGACTCTTTTATACAGACACATGAAGCAGGCccggcatcttcacagcaccaaactttctccaaaagcatccccagagCGAAGGGCCACccggaccatcctgctgctcatgagcttctttgtggTTCTCTACATTTTGGACAGTGTTATCTTCCACACaagaatgaagttcaaagatgGCTCTCTGTTTTACTATATCCAGATTCTTGTGTCCCatggctatgccacagtcagtcctcttgtgtttatttgcactgaaaagcgtataactaaatttttaaggTCACTGTGGGACAGGAAATTAAATATCTGA